In Nocardioides sp. InS609-2, a single genomic region encodes these proteins:
- a CDS encoding phosphodiesterase: protein MIQYGQHPHPGHVIAHISDPHLLAGGVKQYGAIDTEDKLREALGRLAHLNPAPRALVFTGDLADKAEPAAYALLREIVEPVAAELGAEVVWTMGNHDERAEFAAGLYDEDGAGPQDRVHDIGGLRIVALDTSVPGFHHGELDGDQLVWLAEVLATPAPHGTLLAMHHAPIPVPMTPAAGIIELLDQHRLAGVIAGTDVRGILGGHFHFTSYSTFAGVPVSIASATCYTSDPAPDARFISGVDAHQSFTMLHVYDDRIVHSIVPVATAPEVSGFPSDVAQQVEALTAEERRDILSRKDSPFYASDVGQVIE from the coding sequence GTGATCCAGTACGGCCAGCACCCGCACCCGGGGCACGTCATCGCCCACATCTCCGACCCGCACCTCCTCGCGGGAGGCGTCAAGCAGTACGGCGCCATCGACACCGAGGACAAGCTGCGCGAAGCCCTCGGGCGACTCGCACACCTCAACCCGGCGCCAAGGGCGCTGGTGTTCACCGGCGACCTGGCCGACAAGGCCGAGCCCGCGGCGTACGCACTGCTGCGCGAGATCGTCGAGCCCGTCGCTGCCGAGCTCGGAGCCGAGGTCGTGTGGACCATGGGCAACCACGACGAGCGCGCGGAGTTCGCTGCCGGGCTGTACGACGAGGACGGCGCCGGCCCGCAGGACCGCGTGCACGACATCGGCGGTCTGCGGATCGTCGCGCTCGACACCAGCGTGCCCGGATTCCACCACGGTGAGCTCGACGGAGACCAGCTGGTCTGGCTCGCGGAGGTGCTGGCCACGCCCGCGCCGCACGGCACCCTGCTCGCCATGCACCACGCGCCTATCCCGGTGCCGATGACGCCGGCCGCGGGGATCATCGAGCTGCTCGACCAGCACCGCCTCGCCGGCGTCATCGCCGGCACCGACGTGCGCGGCATCCTCGGCGGCCACTTCCACTTCACGTCGTACTCCACGTTCGCCGGCGTGCCGGTCAGCATCGCATCGGCGACCTGCTACACCTCCGACCCGGCACCGGATGCCCGCTTCATCTCCGGGGTCGACGCCCACCAGTCCTTCACCATGCTGCACGTGTACGACGACCGGATCGTCCACTCGATCGTGCCCGTGGCCACGGCGCCAGAGGTCAGCGGCTTCCCCTCCGACGTGGCCCAGCAGGTCGAGGCGCTCACCGCTGAAGAGCGCCGCGACATCCTCTCCCGCAAGGACTCGCCGTTCTACGCGTCCGACGTCGGCCAGGTCATCGAGTAG
- the fahA gene encoding fumarylacetoacetase yields the protein MTTSWVDGAASSGFDVDHLPYAVFERAGEEPRVGVRIGDLVLDLAPVAAADMLEVSHLFEATTLNPLMAAGRPVWDSVRQWLTGLLTDETERDVVEPHLVAVADVTLRMPFLVGDYVDFYASLDHASNVGRIFRPDQEPLLPNWRHLPVGYHGRSGTVVPSGTDIVRPHGQRKAPTDDAPTFGPSARLDIEAELGFVVGTGSTLGSRITTEAFADHCFGVVGLNDWSARDIQAWEYVPLGPFLGKSFATSISPWVTPLAAFDAAWVELPGQDPEPLPYLSAGATRGLDIEVEVVLNDEVVSRPSYSSMYWSPAQMLAHLTVNGASTRTGDLWGSGTISGPEPDQRGSFLELSWGGKEPFTAVGRERTFLEDGDVVVLRYSAPGTAGGRITLGEVTGTIAPAL from the coding sequence ATGACCACCAGCTGGGTCGACGGAGCCGCGAGCTCCGGATTCGACGTCGACCACCTGCCGTACGCCGTGTTCGAGCGCGCAGGTGAGGAGCCGCGCGTCGGCGTGCGCATCGGCGACCTCGTCCTCGACCTCGCGCCGGTGGCGGCCGCCGACATGCTGGAGGTCTCCCACCTCTTCGAGGCGACGACGCTGAACCCGTTGATGGCCGCGGGTCGGCCGGTGTGGGACTCCGTGCGGCAGTGGCTGACCGGGCTGCTCACCGACGAGACCGAGCGGGACGTCGTCGAGCCGCACCTGGTGGCCGTTGCTGACGTGACACTGCGGATGCCGTTCTTGGTCGGCGACTACGTCGACTTCTACGCTTCCCTCGACCACGCCTCCAACGTCGGCCGGATCTTCCGCCCCGACCAGGAGCCGCTGTTGCCCAACTGGCGGCACCTCCCGGTCGGCTACCACGGCCGCAGCGGCACCGTCGTACCCTCCGGCACCGACATCGTCCGACCGCACGGCCAGCGCAAGGCGCCGACCGACGACGCACCGACCTTCGGGCCGTCGGCGCGACTCGACATCGAGGCCGAGCTCGGGTTCGTCGTCGGCACCGGCTCGACGCTCGGCAGCCGGATCACCACCGAGGCCTTCGCCGACCACTGCTTCGGCGTGGTCGGGCTCAACGACTGGAGCGCGCGCGACATCCAGGCCTGGGAGTACGTGCCGCTCGGGCCGTTCCTCGGCAAGAGCTTCGCCACCTCGATCTCGCCGTGGGTCACCCCGCTGGCGGCGTTCGACGCGGCCTGGGTCGAGCTGCCCGGCCAGGACCCCGAGCCGCTGCCCTACCTCTCCGCCGGCGCCACCCGCGGTCTCGACATCGAGGTGGAGGTGGTGCTGAACGACGAGGTCGTCTCGCGGCCGTCGTACTCCTCGATGTACTGGTCACCCGCCCAGATGCTCGCCCACCTCACGGTCAACGGCGCGTCCACGCGCACCGGCGACCTCTGGGGCTCGGGCACGATCAGCGGACCGGAGCCGGACCAGCGCGGGTCGTTCCTCGAGCTGTCGTGGGGCGGCAAGGAGCCGTTCACGGCGGTCGGCCGCGAGCGCACGTTCCTCGAGGACGGGGACGTCGTGGTGCTGCGCTACTCGGCCCCCGGCACGGCCGGCGGCCGCATCACGCTCGGCGAGGTCACTGGCACGATTGCTCCGGCGCTCTGA
- a CDS encoding homogentisate 1,2-dioxygenase domain-containing protein: MTFYRTVGDIPPKRHTQHRDPDGNLYREELMGEEGFSSDSSLLYHRGVPSAITDSVVWEVPDQTRTPNHPLKARHLKLHDLEFADGDAVTGRRMILGNNDVRIAYVVTGTDASSLYRNAIGDECVYVESGAGTVESVFGVVAYRTGDYVVIPRATTHRWVPSEPSRLYPIEANSHIHPPKRYLSRFGQFLEHAPYCERDLHGPTEPLLVEGSDVDVLVKHRAGGAVVGTTMTYATHPFDVVGWDGCLYPYTFNIDDYMPITGKIHQPPPVHQVFEGWNFVVCNFLPRKVDYHELAIPVPYYHSNVDSDEVMFYVGGDYEARKGSGIGIGSISLHPGGYAHGPQPSAIEASLGADYFEESAVMVDTFAPLDLGEAGLACEDSAYAWTWAGRGPAAADDTGDGGPAVFSNS, encoded by the coding sequence ATGACCTTCTACCGCACCGTCGGCGACATCCCGCCCAAGCGGCACACCCAGCACCGCGATCCCGACGGCAACCTCTACCGCGAGGAGCTGATGGGGGAGGAGGGCTTCTCCTCCGACTCGTCGCTGCTCTACCACCGCGGCGTGCCGTCGGCGATCACCGACAGCGTGGTGTGGGAGGTGCCCGACCAGACGCGCACGCCCAACCATCCGCTCAAGGCGCGGCACCTGAAGCTGCACGATCTCGAGTTCGCTGACGGCGACGCGGTGACGGGCCGCCGGATGATCCTGGGCAACAACGACGTGCGCATCGCGTACGTCGTCACGGGCACTGATGCCTCCTCGCTCTACCGCAACGCCATCGGCGACGAGTGCGTGTACGTCGAGTCCGGCGCCGGCACCGTCGAAAGCGTCTTCGGCGTGGTGGCCTATCGCACCGGCGACTACGTGGTGATCCCGCGCGCCACCACGCACCGGTGGGTGCCGAGCGAGCCGTCGCGGCTCTACCCGATCGAGGCCAACAGCCACATCCACCCGCCCAAACGCTACCTCTCGCGCTTCGGGCAGTTCCTCGAGCACGCGCCGTACTGCGAACGCGACCTCCACGGACCCACCGAGCCGCTGCTAGTCGAGGGCAGCGACGTCGACGTGCTCGTCAAGCACCGCGCGGGCGGTGCCGTGGTCGGCACGACGATGACGTACGCGACGCACCCGTTCGACGTGGTCGGCTGGGACGGCTGCCTCTACCCCTACACGTTCAACATCGACGACTACATGCCGATCACCGGCAAGATCCACCAGCCGCCGCCGGTGCACCAGGTCTTCGAGGGCTGGAACTTCGTGGTCTGCAACTTCCTGCCCCGCAAGGTCGACTACCACGAGCTCGCGATCCCGGTGCCCTACTACCACTCGAACGTCGACTCCGACGAGGTGATGTTCTACGTCGGCGGTGACTACGAGGCCCGCAAGGGGTCCGGCATCGGCATCGGCTCGATCTCGCTGCACCCGGGCGGCTATGCCCACGGCCCGCAGCCGTCGGCGATCGAGGCGTCGCTGGGCGCCGACTACTTCGAGGAATCGGCCGTCATGGTCGACACCTTCGCGCCGCTCGATCTCGGCGAGGCTGGACTGGCGTGCGAGGACTCGGCGTACGCCTGGACCTGGGCGGGCCGCGGTCCGGCCGCTGCGGATGACACCGGCGACGGTGGCCCCGCGGTGTTCAGCAACTCCTGA
- a CDS encoding ABC transporter ATP-binding protein: MTDLLETSPDTWRDRHLDPPVIPPELIPPVDAAPMERNTALWARHDLRRQRAEDVYAASRNPKRGWPVSGNRAVLTFFRELLGSRRGRFIALVVFNASAAATGLVVPRLLGELVNTTVGGGGLPLNELALVIVGVVLLQSAFTFVAQRTSTLFGQDLLSTAREYIVRTILRLPLGAVESASTGDLVTRVTRDVGTMSRSVQYGLPMAIISLLTVTLSIGAMLLNSVILAVPALLTFATSAWAVRGYLRRAPKGYITEGATYSRINTTLTETVEGARTLEALGLSGVRVRAGDGDIEVSAQAERYGMTLRNLLFMALNFAFQTPRVITLLVGAYAYTRGWVDLGQITAAVLYVEALGDPLDRLIGEIDRLQVGAASTSRLLGIAEVKPDREAGDDLPDGIDLVGTDLRFAYREGHDVLHGVDLRLGVGERLAIVGPSGSGKSTLGRLLSGINRPRTGSATIGGVELVDLPLEVLRTEVALVTQEHHVFIGSVRDNIVLAREDSDDDAVRQALRAVGSLLWVERLPQGLDTVIGSGRYALTPAQAQQVALARLIIADPHTLVLDEATSLIDPRTARTLEGSMNNLLEGRTVVAIAHRLHTAHDADRIAVVIDGRIVELGSHHELVDLDGEYAALWRAWTS; this comes from the coding sequence ATGACCGATCTGCTGGAGACCTCCCCCGACACCTGGCGCGACCGCCACCTGGACCCGCCGGTCATCCCGCCGGAGCTGATCCCGCCCGTCGACGCGGCCCCCATGGAGCGCAACACCGCGCTCTGGGCACGCCACGACCTGCGCCGTCAGCGGGCCGAGGACGTCTACGCGGCCTCCCGCAACCCCAAGCGCGGCTGGCCGGTGTCGGGCAACCGCGCCGTGCTGACCTTCTTCCGTGAGCTGCTGGGCAGCCGACGCGGCAGGTTCATCGCCCTGGTGGTGTTCAACGCTTCGGCTGCGGCCACCGGCCTGGTGGTGCCCCGACTCCTGGGCGAGCTGGTCAACACCACGGTCGGCGGCGGCGGCCTGCCGCTCAACGAGCTCGCGCTGGTGATCGTCGGGGTGGTGCTGTTGCAGTCGGCGTTCACCTTTGTCGCCCAGCGCACCTCGACCCTGTTCGGCCAGGACCTGCTCTCGACGGCCCGTGAATACATCGTGCGCACGATCCTGCGGCTGCCGCTCGGTGCGGTCGAGAGCGCGAGCACCGGCGACCTCGTCACCCGCGTCACGCGCGACGTCGGCACGATGAGCCGCTCGGTCCAGTACGGCCTGCCGATGGCGATCATCTCGCTGCTGACGGTGACGCTCTCGATCGGCGCGATGCTGCTCAACTCGGTGATCCTCGCGGTGCCGGCGCTCCTCACCTTCGCCACCTCGGCCTGGGCCGTGCGCGGCTACCTGCGACGCGCACCCAAGGGCTACATCACCGAGGGCGCGACCTACTCCCGCATCAACACCACGCTCACCGAGACCGTCGAGGGCGCGCGCACCCTCGAGGCGCTGGGCCTCTCCGGCGTGCGGGTCCGCGCCGGCGACGGCGACATCGAAGTGTCGGCGCAGGCCGAGCGCTACGGCATGACGCTGCGCAACCTGCTCTTCATGGCTCTCAACTTCGCCTTCCAGACACCGCGCGTCATCACCCTGCTCGTCGGTGCCTACGCCTACACCCGCGGCTGGGTCGACCTCGGCCAGATCACCGCGGCCGTCCTGTACGTCGAGGCGTTGGGCGACCCGCTCGACCGGCTGATCGGCGAGATCGACCGGCTGCAGGTCGGCGCCGCGTCGACGAGCCGGCTGCTCGGCATCGCCGAGGTGAAGCCCGACCGCGAGGCCGGCGACGACCTCCCCGACGGCATCGACCTGGTCGGCACGGACCTCCGGTTCGCCTACCGCGAGGGCCACGACGTGCTCCACGGCGTCGACCTGCGCCTCGGCGTCGGCGAGCGGCTGGCCATCGTCGGGCCGAGTGGCTCGGGCAAGTCGACGCTGGGCCGCCTGCTGTCGGGCATCAACCGGCCGCGGACGGGCTCGGCCACCATCGGCGGCGTCGAGCTGGTGGACCTGCCGCTCGAGGTGCTGCGCACCGAGGTCGCGCTCGTCACCCAGGAGCACCACGTCTTCATCGGCTCGGTGCGCGACAACATCGTGCTGGCCCGCGAGGACTCCGATGACGACGCCGTACGCCAGGCGCTGCGCGCGGTCGGGTCGCTGCTCTGGGTCGAGCGCCTGCCGCAGGGGCTCGACACGGTGATCGGCTCCGGCCGCTACGCCCTCACGCCGGCGCAGGCACAGCAGGTCGCGCTGGCACGGCTGATCATCGCCGACCCGCACACGCTGGTGCTCGACGAAGCCACCTCGCTCATCGACCCCCGCACCGCCCGCACCCTCGAGGGCTCGATGAACAACCTGCTCGAGGGCCGCACCGTCGTCGCGATCGCCCACCGGCTGCACACGGCTCACGACGCCGACCGCATCGCGGTGGTCATCGACGGCCGCATCGTCGAGCTCGGCAGCCACCACGAGCTGGTCGATCTAGATGGCGAGTACGCCGCCCTCTGGCGCGCCTGGACCTCGTAG
- a CDS encoding ABC transporter ATP-binding protein produces MQDFPPRIATFFTGTNDAPTPDPDTRTPAAFLKWMLRQQWQVIALSSLACLLWLMPLTFGPYIFGKAVDDGILGSSTTDLLKWSAVMLGVVVVGGIFGVVFHTLIVRSWLISLYGTTQMVTRKIAQMGHVLPRRSPTGEVLSVASSDSDEFGALTEILARSAAQFVSYLTVAAIVLSMSWQLGVLVLVAAPVLLGAALPLLRPLHRRQQIERSRNSELTSMATDIVAGLRILRGIGGEETFGRNYANQSQQARKAGVSSGIWQAAVEAVGVLFSGVFLVSLVWLGTRQVNSGELSVGQLVSFLGYGLFMVGPIRTFFELAQKSTRALVSARKAIAIFEQRPPWREPAEPQPLDGNAEIFDDLSGFGAQPGQLTVVVSAVPEQSSALADRLGRYLPPDTDPVGEDDGDGLKGRAARQARADRERRRARIAARDEEAATREWGVRLGGVDLSAALLDDVRRQVLVSDTGSGLFAGTLQDAIDPHGRLTREQAEAALRVANAEDVYDALPEGWQGELDERGRGLSGGQRQRVVLARALAVDAPILVLVEPTSAVDAHTEARIAERVTDLRRGRTTVVCTVSPLWLHHADRVVLLQDGLVVADGEHADLLENDAAYRSVVARSLDDIDEGVSR; encoded by the coding sequence ATGCAGGACTTCCCACCACGGATCGCGACGTTCTTCACCGGCACGAACGACGCACCCACTCCGGACCCCGACACCCGGACGCCTGCGGCGTTCCTGAAGTGGATGTTGCGGCAGCAGTGGCAGGTCATCGCACTGTCGTCCTTGGCGTGCCTGCTGTGGCTGATGCCGCTGACGTTCGGCCCCTACATCTTCGGCAAGGCGGTCGACGACGGCATCCTCGGCAGCTCGACGACCGACCTGCTGAAGTGGTCGGCCGTGATGCTCGGCGTGGTCGTTGTCGGCGGCATCTTCGGCGTCGTCTTCCACACCCTGATCGTGCGCAGCTGGCTGATCAGCCTCTACGGCACGACCCAGATGGTGACTCGCAAGATCGCCCAGATGGGGCACGTGCTGCCTCGTCGTTCGCCGACCGGCGAGGTGCTCAGCGTCGCGTCGAGCGACTCCGACGAGTTCGGTGCGCTGACCGAGATCCTGGCGCGCTCCGCTGCGCAGTTCGTCTCCTACCTGACCGTCGCAGCCATCGTGCTGTCGATGTCGTGGCAGCTCGGCGTGCTCGTGCTGGTCGCCGCCCCGGTGCTCCTCGGCGCCGCCCTGCCGCTGCTCCGGCCGCTGCACCGCCGCCAGCAGATCGAGCGCAGCCGCAACTCCGAGCTGACCTCGATGGCCACCGACATCGTGGCCGGGCTGCGCATCCTGCGCGGCATCGGCGGCGAGGAGACGTTCGGCCGCAACTACGCCAACCAGTCGCAGCAGGCCCGCAAGGCCGGTGTCTCGTCCGGCATCTGGCAGGCCGCCGTCGAAGCCGTCGGCGTGCTGTTCTCCGGTGTCTTCCTGGTCAGCCTCGTCTGGCTCGGCACCCGCCAGGTCAACTCCGGCGAGCTCAGCGTCGGCCAGCTGGTGAGCTTCCTTGGCTACGGCCTCTTCATGGTCGGCCCGATCCGCACGTTCTTCGAGCTCGCCCAGAAGTCGACCCGTGCGCTGGTGAGCGCCCGCAAGGCGATCGCGATCTTCGAGCAGCGCCCGCCGTGGCGTGAGCCGGCCGAGCCGCAGCCGCTCGACGGCAACGCCGAGATCTTCGACGACCTCAGTGGCTTCGGCGCCCAACCCGGCCAGCTGACGGTGGTCGTGAGCGCGGTGCCCGAGCAGAGCTCGGCGCTGGCCGACCGGCTCGGCCGCTACCTCCCGCCCGACACCGACCCCGTCGGCGAGGACGACGGTGACGGCCTGAAGGGCCGCGCCGCCCGTCAGGCGCGGGCCGACCGCGAGCGCCGCCGCGCCCGCATCGCCGCCCGCGATGAGGAGGCCGCGACCCGTGAGTGGGGCGTGCGGCTGGGTGGCGTCGACCTGTCTGCGGCCCTCCTCGACGACGTACGACGCCAGGTGCTGGTCAGCGACACCGGCAGCGGCCTGTTCGCCGGCACCCTCCAGGACGCCATCGACCCGCACGGCCGGCTGACCCGCGAGCAGGCCGAGGCCGCACTGCGCGTCGCCAACGCCGAGGACGTGTACGACGCGCTGCCCGAGGGCTGGCAGGGCGAGCTCGACGAGCGTGGTCGCGGGCTCTCCGGTGGTCAGCGGCAGCGCGTGGTGCTGGCACGCGCGCTCGCCGTCGACGCGCCGATCCTGGTGCTGGTCGAGCCGACCTCCGCCGTCGACGCCCACACCGAGGCCCGCATCGCCGAGCGGGTGACCGACCTCCGCCGCGGCCGCACGACCGTGGTCTGCACTGTGTCGCCGCTGTGGCTGCACCACGCCGACCGCGTCGTACTCCTCCAGGACGGCCTGGTCGTCGCCGACGGCGAGCACGCCGACCTGCTCGAGAACGACGCGGCCTACCGCAGCGTGGTGGCCAGGTCCCTCGACGACATCGACGAGGGGGTCTCGCGATGA
- a CDS encoding FdhF/YdeP family oxidoreductase: protein MSRNRPVHDIDESDLEVGGEAHTAAGITAVGVAMKRAVDSMGVRRTAQTLLKLNQADGFDCQGCAWPDPEPGHRHTAEFCENGAKAVAEEATRTMLDREFFAAHSLADLEDKTEYWLGKQGRITEPMVRRAGGTHYEPIGWDDAFSMIAGHLNRLDDPDQAVFYTSGKTSNEAAFVYQLFVRSFGTNNLPDCSNMCHESSGAALTETIGIGKGSVSLDDIHRAKLIVVVGQNPGTNHPRMLSALEEAKHNGAKIISINPLEEAGLVRFKNPQRAKSLALGTALTDLHLPVRLNGDLALFQAIGSLLVGWDALDRDFLATHTAGFEEYVEHLETLDWVKVEASTGLTRAQITEAAQLFRDSDATVTCWAMGITQHHNAVATIKEIVNVALLQGNIGKPGAGLCPVRGHSNVQGDRTMGVWERVPDHFLDALRDEFGFEPPREHGYDTVNAIRALRDGKVRVFFGMGGNFVGAAPDTEVTEAAMRSAALTVHVSTKLNRSHVVTGGEALILPALGRSEKDLTGGKAQRVTVEDSMSAVHASHGPLKPASKHLKSEVDIVCSMALATLTDSPVRWADLRDDYTEIRRHISHVVPGCASYDEKVDRPGGFVLPHPPRDNRVFETKLGKAMITSTPVEVLEVPKGRLLLQTLRSHDQFNTTIYGLDDRYRGVKNGRRVVFVHPEDIRSLGFEDGDMVDLVSEWRDGTEREAKSFRIVSYDQPRGCAAAYYPETNPLVPLDSTAKGSNQPASKSVVVRLGRPGAASDGGSQGSPGQGSGSSRTDEPHHLS from the coding sequence ATGAGTCGCAACCGCCCCGTCCACGACATCGACGAGTCAGACCTGGAAGTCGGCGGAGAGGCGCACACCGCCGCCGGCATCACGGCGGTGGGTGTCGCGATGAAACGCGCGGTCGACTCGATGGGCGTTCGTCGTACGGCGCAGACGCTCCTCAAGCTCAACCAGGCCGACGGGTTCGACTGCCAGGGCTGCGCGTGGCCGGATCCGGAGCCCGGCCACCGCCACACCGCGGAGTTCTGCGAGAACGGCGCGAAGGCGGTCGCCGAGGAGGCCACCCGCACCATGCTCGACCGTGAGTTCTTCGCCGCGCACTCGCTGGCCGACCTCGAGGACAAGACGGAGTACTGGCTGGGCAAGCAGGGCCGCATCACCGAGCCGATGGTGCGCCGCGCGGGCGGCACGCACTACGAGCCGATCGGCTGGGACGACGCGTTCTCGATGATCGCGGGCCACCTGAACCGCCTCGACGACCCCGACCAGGCGGTGTTCTACACGTCGGGCAAGACCTCCAACGAGGCTGCATTCGTCTACCAGCTGTTCGTGCGCTCGTTCGGCACCAACAACCTTCCCGACTGCTCGAACATGTGCCACGAGTCGTCCGGCGCAGCACTGACCGAGACCATCGGCATCGGCAAGGGCTCGGTCAGCCTCGACGACATCCACCGGGCGAAGCTGATCGTCGTGGTCGGCCAGAACCCCGGCACCAACCACCCGCGCATGCTCTCCGCCCTGGAGGAGGCCAAGCACAACGGGGCGAAGATCATCTCGATCAACCCGTTGGAGGAGGCCGGCCTCGTCCGCTTCAAGAACCCGCAAAGGGCCAAGAGCCTGGCCCTCGGCACCGCCCTCACCGACCTGCACCTGCCGGTGCGGCTCAACGGCGACCTGGCGCTCTTCCAGGCGATCGGGTCGCTGCTCGTCGGGTGGGACGCCCTCGACCGCGACTTCCTCGCCACCCACACCGCCGGCTTCGAGGAGTACGTCGAGCATCTCGAGACCCTCGACTGGGTCAAGGTCGAGGCGTCCACCGGTCTGACGCGCGCCCAGATCACCGAGGCCGCGCAGCTCTTCCGCGACTCCGACGCCACCGTCACCTGCTGGGCGATGGGCATCACCCAGCACCACAACGCGGTCGCCACGATCAAGGAGATCGTCAACGTCGCCCTGCTGCAGGGCAACATCGGCAAGCCGGGCGCGGGTCTCTGCCCGGTGCGCGGCCACTCCAACGTGCAGGGTGACCGCACGATGGGCGTGTGGGAGCGGGTGCCCGACCACTTCCTCGACGCCCTCCGCGACGAGTTCGGCTTCGAGCCGCCCCGCGAGCACGGCTACGACACCGTCAACGCCATCCGGGCTCTGCGCGACGGCAAGGTGCGCGTGTTCTTCGGGATGGGCGGCAACTTCGTCGGCGCGGCGCCCGACACCGAGGTCACGGAGGCGGCCATGCGCAGCGCGGCCCTCACCGTGCACGTGTCCACCAAGCTCAACCGCTCCCACGTCGTCACCGGCGGCGAGGCGCTGATACTGCCCGCACTCGGCCGATCCGAGAAGGACCTCACCGGCGGCAAGGCGCAGCGGGTCACCGTCGAGGACTCCATGTCGGCGGTGCACGCCTCGCACGGGCCGCTCAAGCCGGCGTCGAAGCACCTCAAGTCGGAGGTCGACATCGTCTGCTCCATGGCGCTGGCGACGCTCACCGACTCCCCGGTGCGTTGGGCCGACCTGCGCGACGACTACACCGAGATCCGGCGGCACATCTCCCACGTGGTGCCCGGTTGCGCGTCGTACGACGAGAAGGTCGACCGTCCTGGCGGCTTCGTGCTCCCGCACCCGCCGCGCGACAACCGCGTCTTCGAGACCAAGCTCGGCAAGGCGATGATCACGTCGACGCCCGTCGAGGTGCTGGAGGTGCCGAAGGGCCGCCTGCTGCTGCAGACGCTGCGCTCGCACGACCAGTTCAACACCACGATCTACGGCCTCGACGACCGCTACCGCGGCGTGAAGAACGGTCGCCGCGTGGTCTTCGTGCACCCCGAGGACATCAGGTCGCTCGGCTTCGAGGACGGCGACATGGTCGACCTGGTGAGCGAGTGGCGCGACGGCACCGAGCGAGAGGCGAAGTCCTTCCGCATCGTGTCCTACGACCAGCCGCGCGGCTGTGCGGCCGCCTACTACCCCGAGACCAACCCGCTGGTGCCTCTCGACTCGACGGCCAAGGGCAGCAACCAGCCTGCCTCCAAGTCGGTCGTCGTCCGGCTCGGGCGCCCCGGCGCCGCGTCGGACGGCGGCAGCCAGGGGTCGCCGGGCCAGGGCAGCGGCTCGTCGCGCACGGACGAGCCCCACCACCTCAGCTAG